In Phaseolus vulgaris cultivar G19833 chromosome 10, P. vulgaris v2.0, whole genome shotgun sequence, a single genomic region encodes these proteins:
- the LOC137818500 gene encoding putative F-box protein PP2-B12: protein MAKDFNNLSEGCIAIILSFISPRDVCRLSLVSSTFRSAAESDAVWDRFLPSDLHTLLSQSSSSSFPSKKHLYLHLCHNPLLIDHGKMSFQLDKVYGKKCYMLSARTLFIVWGDTPRFWRWISHPDVRFSEVAELVSVCWLEIRGWINTGKLSPETLYGAYLVFKPNPAGIYGFDYQSVEVSIGIAGGEASKRTVFLDAERGRRLRYQIVPRQAGIFNHARFLGSVETLSAQHNNNNTTSIDLKYPKERGDGWLEVELGDFFNDGEDDKEVEMGVYEIKSGDWKGGLFLQGIEIRPKTVSH, encoded by the exons ATGGCAAAAGACTTCAACAACCTTTCAGAAGGTTGCATTGCCATTATTCTCTCCTTCATATCTCCTAGAGATGTATGCAGGCTCTCTCTCGTTTCATCCACTTTCCGATCCGCCGCTGAATCGGACGCCGTCTGGGACAGGTTTTTGCCTTCAGATCTCCACACCCTCCTTTCCCAGTCTTCCTCctcatcttttccttccaagaaACACCTCTATCTCCATCTCTGCCACAACCCCCTCCTCATTGACCATGGAAAAATG AGCTTTCAACTGGATAAAGTGTACGGAAAGAAATGCTACATGTTATCAGCCAGGACTCTATTCATTGTATGGGGAGATACTCCCAGGTTCTGGAGGTGGATTTCGCATCCAGATGTTAG GTTTTCTGAGGTGGCCGAGCTTGTGAGTGTGTGTTGGTTGGAAATCCGGGGCTGGATAAACACTGGCAAGCTGTCCCCTGAGACACTGTATGGGGCATACCTCGTTTTCAAGCCAAACCCTGCAGGAATTTACGGGTTCGATTACCAGTCAGTTGAAGTGTCTATTGGAATTGCTGGAGGTGAAGCTTCTAAGCGAACCGTTTTTTTGGATGCTGAAAGAGGACGGAGGCTAAGGTACCAGATTGTTCCTCGCCAAGCTGGCATATTCAACCATGCACGTTTTCTTGGCTCTGTTGAGACACTTTCTGCACAACATAACAACAATAATACTACCAGTATTGATCTTAAGTACCCAAAGGAGAGAGGAGATGGGTGGTTAGAGGTGGAATTGGGAGATTTCTTCAATGATGGAGAAGATGACAAGGAAGTGGAAATGGGTGTTTATGAGATCAAGAGTGGTGATTGGAAGGGTGGTCTTTTTCTTCAAGGAATTGAAATAAGGCCTAAAACAGTATCCCATTAA